A genomic window from Geotrypetes seraphini chromosome 18, aGeoSer1.1, whole genome shotgun sequence includes:
- the LOC117351845 gene encoding SLC35A4 upstream open reading frame protein-like translates to MGDDKKSTSNLRDLAFLKNQLEGLQRRVEEEVKTGVAQDGSLLSSPFLKGFLAGFIVAKLRSPAILGFVIGTCSGIYAAQNYSVPNVEKTVRDYLESFKKGPG, encoded by the exons ATGGGGGATGATAAG AAGTCCACATCAAATCTGAGGGACCTGGCTTTTCTAAAGAATCAACTGGAAGGTTTACAACGCAGAGTGGAAGAAGAGGTAAAAACTGGAGTGGCGCAG GATGGATCCTTGCTGTCGTCTCCATTTCTGAAAGGATTTCTCGCTGGCTTTATCGTGGCCAAACTTAGGTCTCCCGCAATTTTAGGATTTGTGATCGGAACCTGCAGTGGGATCTATGCAGCTCAGAACTATTCTGTCCCCAACGTTGAAAAGACAGTTAGAGACTATCTGGAATCTTTCAAAAAAGGACCAGGCTAG
- the SLC35A4 gene encoding probable UDP-sugar transporter protein SLC35A4, which yields MIINNIRSESSGPLLVKHRGKRLLWGLMLLLSVIIYGSHGPLITLCKVDGTVPFRSSSVVLLIEASKLVLSFVFMLIWDRDSFQAPWSWHLAAPFALPALLYGVNNNLVVLIQQFMDPSTYQVLSNLKISTTAVLYSIFLHQRLTLRKWFALFLLTVAGVCYAYGGLQDHQDPAANMQPYITLPGFGMVFIYCLISGLSAVYTELILKTQNVPLNVQNLFLYSFGIVLNLGANVAYSPGAGFFDGFSFWVLVIIASQALNGLIMSLVLKHSSNIARLFIISSSLLVNGLLSFLLFGLQLTGLFFLAILLISLSVYLYYGIK from the coding sequence ATGATTATTAACAATATTAGATCTGAGAGCTCTGGGCCCCTCCTTGTAAAGCACCGGGGCAaaaggctgctttggggcctgATGCTTTTGCTCTCTGTAATAATTTATGGTTCACACGGCCCTCTAATAACTCTTTGTAAAGTTGATGGCACGGTCCCTTTCAGATCCTCTTCTGTTGTCCTTCTGATTGAAGCATCAAAGCTGGTGCTTTCCTTTGTCTTTATGCTTATCTGGGATCGGGACTCATTTCAAGCACCTTGGTCGTGGCACCTTGCTGCACCCTTTGCCCTTCCTGCTTTGCTATATGGGGTAAATAACAACTTGGTAGTGCTCATACAGCAGTTCATGGACCCCAGCACCTACCAAGTCCTGAGCAATCTGAAGATCAGCACTACGGCTGTGCTATACAGCATCTTCCTGCACCAAAGACTGACTCTCCGCAAATGGTTTGCGCTCTTCCTACTTACAGTAGCTGGCGTGTGCTATGCCTACGGAGGACTTCAGGACCATCAGGATCCTGCTGCGAACATGCAGCCTTATATCACCCTGCCAGGATTTGGGATGGTTTTCATTTACTGCCTTATATCTGGCTTGTCTGCTGTTTATACAGAGCTCATTCTAAAAACACAGAATGTGCCACTTAATGTGCAAAATCTGTTCTTGTACTCCTTTGGAATTGTATTGAACTTGGGTGCAAATGTAGCATATAGCCCCGGGGCTGGATTTTTTGACGGCTTCTCCTTTTGGGTGCTGGTAATTATTGCCAGCCAGGCTTTGAATGGCTTGATTATGTCGCTTGTCTTGAAACACAGTAGTAATATCGCCAGGCTATTCATtatttcctcttccctgctcGTTAATGGCCttctttcatttttactttttggCCTCCAGCTCACTGGTTTATTCTTCCTAGCTATCCTGCTAATTAGTTTATCTGTCTATCTGTATTATGGGATCAAATAA